From Methylobacterium radiodurans, a single genomic window includes:
- the dctP gene encoding TRAP transporter substrate-binding protein DctP translates to MFTRRSLLATAATGAGLIACPALLRAQSPKILKLSHQFPGGTIDQGDARDRIARRFGQAVEQRTNGSLQVQVYPTSSLMKTLAQFSAVRKGALDMSLVPLSYAGGEVVETNLALMPALVSSYEQAAKWRTARIGEELAKTLSDKGVIILTWIWQSGAVASRVKPILEPADVKGVKIRGGGREMDMMFQAAGGIVSTMPSSEMYIGMQTGALEAAVSASTSLISFRLDEMTKNLTAGRGRSFWFILEPLIMSKATFDALTPEQQKAVRDVGQEMEAFSFEAAKADDEEIVKIYAARGAKVHDLTDAHIAKWKDLARDTAWKDFAGKNARCAELLKLAEQVA, encoded by the coding sequence ATGTTCACACGACGCAGCCTGCTCGCCACCGCCGCGACGGGGGCCGGCCTCATCGCCTGCCCGGCCCTCCTGCGGGCGCAGAGCCCGAAGATCCTCAAGCTGTCGCACCAGTTCCCGGGCGGCACGATCGACCAGGGCGACGCCCGCGACCGCATCGCCCGCCGCTTCGGCCAGGCGGTCGAGCAGCGCACCAACGGCAGCCTGCAGGTGCAGGTCTACCCGACCTCCTCGCTGATGAAGACGCTGGCCCAGTTCAGCGCCGTGCGGAAGGGCGCGCTCGACATGAGCCTCGTGCCGCTCTCCTACGCGGGCGGCGAGGTGGTCGAGACCAATCTCGCGCTGATGCCGGCCCTCGTCTCCAGCTACGAGCAGGCCGCCAAGTGGCGCACCGCCCGGATCGGCGAGGAGCTCGCGAAGACGCTCAGTGACAAGGGCGTGATCATCCTCACCTGGATCTGGCAGTCGGGCGCCGTCGCCTCGCGGGTGAAGCCGATCCTGGAGCCCGCCGACGTGAAGGGCGTGAAGATCCGCGGCGGCGGCCGCGAGATGGACATGATGTTCCAGGCGGCCGGCGGTATCGTCTCCACCATGCCGTCGAGCGAGATGTATATCGGCATGCAGACCGGTGCGCTCGAGGCGGCGGTGAGCGCCTCGACCAGCCTGATCTCCTTCCGGCTCGACGAGATGACCAAGAACCTGACCGCGGGTCGCGGCCGCTCGTTCTGGTTCATCCTGGAGCCGCTCATCATGTCGAAGGCGACCTTCGACGCGCTGACCCCCGAGCAGCAGAAGGCGGTCCGCGACGTCGGCCAGGAGATGGAGGCCTTCTCGTTCGAGGCGGCGAAGGCGGACGACGAGGAGATCGTGAAGATCTACGCGGCCCGCGGCGCCAAGGTGCACGACCTCACCGACGCGCACATCGCCAAGTGGAAGGATCTCGCCCGCGACACCGCCTGGAAGGACTTCGCCGGCAAGAACGCCCGCTGCGCGGAGCTTCTGAAGCTCGCCGAGCAGGTCGCGTAG
- a CDS encoding MFS transporter gives MTIALSGTPAAAEAASEASVVRKVAWRCMPLIMICYMFAFFDRINISFAKFQLQSDLGFSNVAYGLGASMFVVGYVLFEVPSNLMLYKVGARRWIARIMISWGIATALMIFIRTEWHFYVLRFIIGAMEAGFAPGILYYLTLWFPASFRGRVTSFMFVASAFSGIFGAPVAGLILGGLNGVAGFAGWQWLFLAGGIPCLILGALVLTRLDDQIADARWLSESEKTLLASRIAHQNKGIGDHSLWGAIKQPGFLLIALIYFMLQVGSYGLNFWGPDLIKTASGGQAASVGFLTAIPYICGAISMVVVGRLSDASGERPKFVAGLAIAAALGFFAAGLFDRQIVPLMVALALLGSGIVASIPTFWTLPAKLVTGVGAAGGIALINTLGQFGGIVSPVAVGWVKDLTGSTTPALYGIGCLCLVAAGLLLFAMPESLRRSDRAS, from the coding sequence ATGACCATCGCCTTGTCCGGAACGCCGGCCGCCGCCGAGGCGGCGAGCGAGGCGAGCGTGGTGCGCAAGGTCGCGTGGCGGTGCATGCCGCTGATCATGATCTGCTACATGTTCGCCTTCTTCGACAGGATCAACATCAGCTTCGCCAAGTTCCAGCTCCAGAGCGACCTCGGCTTCAGCAACGTCGCCTACGGGCTCGGCGCGAGCATGTTCGTGGTCGGCTACGTGCTCTTCGAGGTGCCGTCGAACCTGATGTTGTACAAGGTTGGGGCGCGCCGCTGGATCGCCCGGATCATGATCTCCTGGGGCATCGCCACAGCCCTGATGATCTTCATCCGTACCGAGTGGCACTTCTACGTGCTGCGCTTCATCATCGGCGCGATGGAGGCGGGCTTCGCACCGGGCATCCTGTACTATCTGACCCTCTGGTTCCCGGCCTCGTTCCGCGGCCGCGTCACCTCCTTCATGTTCGTGGCCTCGGCCTTCTCCGGCATCTTCGGCGCGCCGGTGGCGGGCCTCATCCTCGGCGGCCTCAACGGCGTGGCCGGGTTCGCCGGCTGGCAGTGGCTGTTCCTGGCCGGCGGTATCCCCTGCCTGATCCTCGGCGCCCTGGTGCTCACCCGCCTCGACGACCAGATCGCGGACGCGCGCTGGCTGTCGGAATCCGAGAAGACGCTGCTCGCCTCGCGCATCGCCCACCAGAACAAGGGCATCGGCGACCACTCGCTCTGGGGCGCCATCAAGCAGCCGGGCTTCCTGCTGATCGCGCTGATCTACTTCATGCTGCAGGTCGGCTCCTACGGGCTGAACTTCTGGGGGCCGGATCTGATCAAGACCGCGAGCGGGGGCCAGGCGGCCTCGGTCGGTTTCCTCACGGCGATCCCCTATATCTGCGGCGCGATCAGCATGGTGGTGGTCGGGCGCCTCTCCGACGCCTCGGGCGAGCGGCCGAAATTCGTGGCGGGCCTCGCGATCGCCGCCGCCCTCGGCTTCTTCGCGGCGGGCCTGTTCGATCGGCAGATCGTACCCCTGATGGTCGCGCTGGCGCTCCTGGGCTCGGGCATCGTCGCCTCGATCCCGACCTTCTGGACGCTGCCGGCCAAGCTCGTCACGGGCGTGGGCGCTGCGGGCGGCATCGCGCTCATCAACACGCTGGGCCAGTTCGGCGGCATCGTCAGCCCCGTGGCGGTGGGTTGGGTGAAGGACCTCACCGGCTCCACCACGCCTGCCCTCTACGGCATCGGCTGCCTCTGCCTCGTGGCCGCCGGGCTCCTGCTCTTCGCGATGCCCGAGAGCCTGCGCCGCAGCGACCGCGCCTCGTAA
- a CDS encoding tyrosine-type recombinase/integrase has protein sequence MPRRAAQENVLKLTKAAIAGVSLAPGQSERVIWDAELRGFGYRLRGSRGFWVIRPPRAGGKSSLFTIGAADTIDLASARRAAGEKLAKAALGENPALARQEQRAQAAVTLGSTLEQYEKDARKRMRPSSLANLRTHINTHWHPLHGLPLASVTRSSVATRLREITEESGPHASVRARRMLSAVYVWAIGEGLAESNPVLGTNAPTDEVRRDRVLSLPELALIWRALPQGDFSAVVRLLILTGQRRDEVAEMRWDELDLDARLWRLPPSRTKNKRAHTVPLPACAVDILKSVPIRAGRDLVFGTGSGGFSGFSKSKAALDRQVSLEEPWRLHDLRRSAATGMAEIGVMPHVIEAALNHVSGHRAGVAGIYNRARYEAETRDALSRWGDEVERVCAGK, from the coding sequence ATGCCACGCCGCGCTGCTCAAGAGAACGTCCTCAAGCTGACGAAGGCCGCCATTGCAGGTGTCAGCCTCGCACCGGGGCAGAGCGAGCGGGTGATCTGGGACGCCGAGCTTCGCGGATTCGGCTATCGCCTCCGTGGAAGCCGCGGCTTCTGGGTCATCCGGCCTCCTCGCGCGGGCGGCAAGTCGTCCCTGTTCACCATCGGTGCGGCCGACACCATAGATCTCGCGAGTGCCCGACGGGCGGCTGGGGAGAAGCTGGCGAAAGCCGCGCTCGGTGAGAACCCTGCCCTCGCCCGGCAGGAGCAGAGAGCGCAGGCGGCTGTCACGCTCGGCAGTACGCTTGAGCAGTACGAGAAGGACGCGCGGAAGCGAATGCGGCCCTCATCCCTGGCGAACCTGCGGACCCACATCAATACGCACTGGCATCCGCTCCATGGGTTGCCACTCGCATCCGTTACACGCTCGAGCGTCGCTACCCGTCTCCGCGAGATCACCGAGGAGTCTGGGCCTCATGCATCCGTCCGCGCCCGCCGGATGCTTTCGGCCGTCTACGTTTGGGCGATCGGCGAAGGCTTGGCCGAGTCCAACCCTGTGCTTGGAACGAACGCGCCGACGGATGAGGTGCGCCGCGACCGTGTGCTCAGCCTGCCAGAGTTGGCGTTGATCTGGAGGGCGCTGCCGCAGGGTGACTTCAGCGCTGTCGTGAGGCTGTTGATCCTGACCGGCCAGCGCCGGGACGAGGTCGCGGAGATGCGGTGGGACGAGCTGGATCTTGATGCGAGACTCTGGCGCCTCCCTCCTTCTCGGACGAAGAACAAGCGGGCCCATACGGTTCCGTTGCCGGCATGCGCGGTCGACATCCTGAAGTCGGTACCAATTCGGGCTGGGCGCGACCTCGTCTTCGGCACCGGGTCGGGCGGCTTCTCAGGCTTCTCGAAGTCCAAGGCTGCCTTGGACAGGCAAGTCTCGCTGGAAGAGCCCTGGCGTCTTCACGATCTGCGGCGCTCTGCTGCTACCGGCATGGCAGAGATAGGGGTGATGCCGCACGTCATTGAGGCTGCCCTCAACCACGTCTCGGGGCACCGAGCGGGCGTCGCTGGCATCTACAACCGCGCGCGCTACGAAGCCGAGACCCGGGATGCGCTGAGCCGCTGGGGGGACGAGGTCGAGCGGGTCTGCGCCGGAAAATGA
- a CDS encoding hydroxymethylglutaryl-CoA lyase produces MSEHMVVQEVATRDGFQIEPVFVETAEKIRLIDALAAAGFSRIEVSSFVSPKAVPALSDAAEVFAGIARRPGTIYVALVPNPKGAERALQARVDEINLVASVSETHNRANMGMTPEASIEGFGRIMETVRGSGVSVNATVATAFGCPFEGDQPADKVLAQVERYRALGVDGVTLADTTGMANPRQVAGLVERVLPALGADRLTLHFHNTRGLGLANVLAAYQAGARRFDAALGGLGGCPFAPGATGNICTEDLVSMAHEMGLATGLDLDALLALARDLPRLVGHDVPGQVARAGRPSDLHPAPPLKAA; encoded by the coding sequence ATGAGCGAGCACATGGTCGTCCAGGAGGTCGCCACCCGCGACGGCTTCCAGATCGAGCCGGTCTTCGTGGAGACGGCCGAGAAGATCCGGCTGATCGACGCGCTCGCCGCCGCCGGCTTCAGCCGGATCGAGGTCTCGTCCTTCGTCTCCCCGAAGGCGGTGCCGGCGCTCAGTGACGCGGCGGAGGTCTTCGCAGGGATCGCCCGGCGCCCCGGTACGATCTACGTGGCGCTCGTGCCGAACCCCAAGGGCGCCGAGCGTGCGCTCCAGGCCCGGGTCGACGAGATCAACCTTGTGGCCTCGGTGAGCGAGACGCACAACCGCGCCAATATGGGCATGACCCCCGAGGCGTCGATCGAGGGCTTCGGGCGCATCATGGAGACGGTGCGGGGATCGGGCGTCAGCGTGAACGCGACCGTCGCGACCGCCTTCGGCTGCCCGTTCGAGGGCGACCAGCCCGCCGACAAGGTGTTGGCCCAGGTCGAGCGGTATCGCGCCCTCGGCGTGGACGGCGTGACGCTCGCCGACACCACCGGCATGGCCAACCCGCGGCAGGTCGCCGGCCTCGTCGAGCGGGTTCTGCCCGCGCTCGGCGCGGACCGCCTGACCCTGCACTTCCACAACACCCGCGGCCTCGGCCTCGCCAACGTGCTGGCCGCCTACCAGGCGGGCGCCCGCCGCTTCGACGCGGCGCTGGGCGGTCTCGGCGGCTGTCCCTTCGCGCCGGGGGCCACGGGCAACATCTGCACCGAGGATCTGGTCAGCATGGCGCACGAGATGGGACTGGCGACCGGCCTCGATCTGGACGCCTTGCTGGCTCTCGCGCGCGACCTGCCGCGCCTCGTCGGCCACGACGTGCCGGGCCAGGTCGCCAGGGCCGGCCGTCCTTCCGACCTGCACCCGGCGCCCCCGCTCAAGGCCGCCTGA
- a CDS encoding CaiB/BaiF CoA transferase family protein: protein MPGPLSGIRVLELGQLIAAPFAARLMAEFGAEVIKVEPPGDGDPLRRWRKMHEGTSLWWYLQSRNKKSIAVNLKSPDGLDVVKQLARSADVVIENFRPGGLEKLGLGWDVLSALNPNLVMVRISGYGQTGPYRDRPGFGAIGEAMGGIRYTTGSPEAPPARVGVSIGDTLASLHGVMGALMALLRVKMGQGAGQVIDVSLVESVFNVMESLVPEYDLLGEVRTRTGGALPGITPSNTYPTRDGGYVVIAGNSDPIFRRLMTMIGRVDLAEDPALRSNDGRSKQAAMLDAVISDWSAARTVEEALAALDAADVPAGRIYSVADIVADPHYQARGMILPADLPGGQQVKMPGIVPKLSETPGEVRWQGPALGQHTDSVLADLGLDAERIARLRETGAVA, encoded by the coding sequence ATGCCTGGGCCGCTCAGCGGGATCCGCGTGCTGGAACTCGGCCAGCTCATCGCCGCGCCCTTCGCCGCGCGCCTGATGGCGGAGTTCGGCGCCGAGGTGATCAAGGTCGAGCCGCCGGGCGACGGCGACCCCTTGCGCAGGTGGCGCAAGATGCACGAGGGCACCTCGCTCTGGTGGTACCTGCAGTCGCGCAACAAGAAGTCGATCGCGGTCAATCTGAAATCGCCGGACGGCCTCGACGTTGTGAAACAGCTCGCGCGCAGTGCCGACGTCGTGATCGAGAACTTCCGCCCCGGCGGCCTGGAGAAGCTGGGGCTCGGCTGGGACGTGCTCTCGGCCCTCAACCCCAACCTCGTGATGGTCCGCATCTCGGGCTACGGCCAGACCGGGCCCTACCGCGACCGGCCGGGCTTCGGCGCCATCGGCGAGGCGATGGGCGGCATCCGCTACACCACCGGCAGCCCCGAGGCGCCCCCGGCCCGCGTCGGCGTCAGCATCGGCGATACGCTGGCCTCCCTCCACGGCGTTATGGGCGCCCTGATGGCCCTGCTCCGGGTGAAGATGGGCCAGGGTGCAGGCCAAGTCATCGACGTCTCACTCGTCGAGAGCGTGTTCAACGTCATGGAGAGCCTGGTGCCCGAATACGACCTACTGGGCGAGGTGCGCACCCGCACCGGCGGCGCGCTGCCCGGCATCACGCCCTCCAACACCTACCCGACGCGGGACGGCGGCTACGTCGTCATCGCGGGCAACAGCGACCCGATCTTCCGCCGCCTGATGACGATGATCGGCCGAGTCGATCTCGCCGAGGACCCGGCTCTGCGCAGCAACGACGGCCGCTCGAAACAAGCCGCGATGCTCGACGCCGTGATCAGCGACTGGTCGGCCGCCCGCACCGTCGAGGAGGCGCTCGCGGCCCTCGACGCCGCCGATGTGCCGGCGGGCCGGATCTACTCGGTGGCCGACATCGTGGCCGACCCGCATTACCAGGCCCGCGGGATGATTTTGCCCGCCGACCTGCCCGGCGGCCAGCAGGTGAAGATGCCCGGCATCGTGCCGAAGCTCTCCGAGACCCCCGGCGAGGTGCGCTGGCAGGGCCCGGCGCTGGGGCAGCACACCGATTCCGTCCTCGCCGATCTCGGCCTCGACGCCGAGCGCATCGCCCGCCTGCGCGAGACGGGAGCGGTGGCATGA